The following coding sequences lie in one Silene latifolia isolate original U9 population chromosome 5, ASM4854445v1, whole genome shotgun sequence genomic window:
- the LOC141655272 gene encoding uncharacterized protein LOC141655272, giving the protein MLAISRADILRVTTPLERQVAQVLTPFSFQKFKEEYQKASQYVIFNVDTHNFVVRYYQGENVRSRRVFWDGKIAMCNCKQFEFLGILCRHILRVFIQTDCHNIPSIYLPIRWQLEDHQNTCHMADILEMGNTNEDERMDDHITNLEECRSTDDVFEGLGGTNTVDGENISCPPKLKTKGRPKNKRLKSGKETAKQIRRCSICRNPGHYGNNCPTNKENNVDPVGTLKSRRRKLRQMTKT; this is encoded by the coding sequence ATGTTAGCCATTTCTAGGGCGGATATACTGAGGGTTACAACACCATTGGAACGACAAGTTGCTCAAGTGCTCACTCCATTTTCTTTTCAAAAGTTTAAGGAGGAATATCAAAAGGCAAGTCAATATGTAATATTTAATGTAGACACCCATAACTTTGTTGTGAGGTATTATCAAGGTGAAAATGTTCGAAGCCGGAGAGTTTTTTGGGATGGGAAGATCGCAATGTGCAATTGTAAACAATTTGAGTTCCTTGGAATACTTTGTCGTCATATATTACGAGTTTTTATTCAAACCGACTGCCATAACATTCCCTCGATTTACTTGCCTATTCGCTGGCAACTTGAAGATCATCAGAATACATGTCATATGGCCGACATTTTGGAGATGGGAAATACGAATGAAGATGAAAGGATGGATGATCACATTACTAATCTCGAAGAATGTCGCTCGACTGATGATGTTTTTGAAGGCCTTGGGGGAACGAATACCGTGGACGGTGAGAATATTTCATGTCCCCCAAAATTAAAAACTAAGGGTCGTCCAAAGAACAAGCGACTAAAAAGTGGAAAAGAGACCGCAAAACAGATAAGACGTTGTTCTATATGTCGTAATCCTGGTCATTATGGAAATAATTGTCCTACAAACAAGGAAAACAATGTCGATCCCGTCGGTACATTAAAAAGCAGAAGAAGAAAGTTGCGTCAAATGACAAAGACTTGA